In the genome of Myxococcus stipitatus, one region contains:
- a CDS encoding chromosome segregation protein SMC: protein MLPRIPLLLAVACCLGACHKAPPAAPLPPPPTEAERLTADVRSLASRAEALLEAQHQLVWVFWTEGRHVDVSGTYAGQEDLFTLDNIRKVDRLRQLTKDPREVRALTALHSHFAGEYLSHALAEYNDASANLEASLTFTVEGRELRYRDLERLLANERNAARRKALYAAATPALERLNQTLRRKEVRAEELVKELGFASYESFGGELRQADLAQLSVLAEEILQATQAPYRVVMERLAQRELGVAFKDITRADIPRLFRAREVEDAFPKGESLAKAQATLAGMSLDLAALKNVQIDSRDLPRKNTRPLALAVRVPDDVRVSFKPGSGVLHQARVLHEFGHALHLAFTQEKRFELARLGNPTVGEAYSSLFEDLLEDPVWLEEHAGVSGEERAKYLATSSAHKLYLIRRAAGRLLYQLELHRRTAEVDPKVLYREVMSRTDDIPMTDEDAERYLVDQEDFFQSADSFRAWFLAGQLQAQLKARFGPSWWHAPQAGEFLKGLWTQGNALSAREVAQAIGEKGIEPDVLLLRLGTTLQVPIRLDMQGEEPGAIPAPGPEGVTPPATP, encoded by the coding sequence ATGCTCCCAAGGATTCCCCTTCTCCTCGCTGTCGCCTGCTGCCTTGGCGCCTGCCACAAAGCGCCCCCCGCGGCGCCCCTGCCCCCCCCTCCCACCGAGGCGGAGCGGCTGACGGCGGACGTGCGCTCGCTCGCCTCCCGCGCCGAGGCGCTGCTGGAGGCCCAGCACCAGCTCGTCTGGGTGTTCTGGACGGAGGGGCGTCATGTGGACGTCTCCGGGACGTACGCGGGGCAGGAGGACCTCTTCACCCTCGACAACATCCGCAAGGTGGACCGGCTGCGGCAACTCACGAAGGACCCTCGGGAGGTGCGAGCCCTCACCGCCCTGCACTCCCACTTCGCGGGCGAGTACCTGTCGCACGCGCTGGCCGAATACAACGACGCGTCCGCCAACCTGGAAGCGTCGCTCACCTTCACGGTGGAGGGCCGGGAGCTGCGCTATCGGGACCTGGAGCGCCTGCTCGCCAACGAGCGCAACGCCGCGCGTCGCAAGGCGCTCTACGCCGCGGCCACGCCCGCGCTGGAGCGGCTTAACCAGACGCTGCGCCGCAAGGAGGTGCGCGCCGAGGAGCTGGTGAAGGAGCTGGGCTTCGCCTCCTACGAGTCGTTCGGCGGCGAGCTGCGACAGGCGGACCTGGCCCAGTTGAGCGTGCTCGCGGAGGAGATTCTCCAGGCCACGCAGGCGCCCTACCGCGTGGTGATGGAGCGGCTCGCGCAGCGGGAGCTGGGCGTCGCCTTCAAGGACATCACCCGCGCGGACATCCCGCGCCTGTTCCGCGCGCGCGAGGTGGAGGACGCCTTCCCCAAGGGGGAGTCGCTCGCCAAGGCCCAGGCGACGCTCGCGGGGATGTCGCTGGACCTGGCCGCGCTGAAGAACGTCCAGATTGATTCGCGCGACTTGCCGCGCAAGAACACCCGCCCCCTGGCGCTGGCCGTGCGCGTGCCCGACGACGTGCGCGTGTCCTTCAAGCCGGGCTCGGGCGTGCTGCACCAGGCGCGCGTGCTGCACGAGTTCGGTCACGCGCTGCACCTGGCCTTCACACAGGAGAAGCGCTTCGAGCTGGCGCGGCTGGGCAACCCCACGGTGGGCGAGGCGTACTCGTCCCTCTTCGAGGACCTGCTCGAGGACCCGGTGTGGCTGGAGGAGCACGCGGGCGTCAGCGGCGAGGAGCGCGCGAAGTACCTGGCGACCTCCAGCGCGCACAAGCTGTACCTCATCCGCCGCGCGGCCGGCCGCCTGCTGTACCAGCTGGAGCTGCACCGGCGCACGGCGGAGGTGGACCCCAAGGTGCTCTACCGCGAGGTCATGTCGCGCACGGACGACATCCCCATGACGGACGAGGACGCGGAGCGCTACCTCGTGGACCAGGAGGACTTCTTCCAGTCCGCGGACAGCTTCCGCGCGTGGTTCCTCGCCGGCCAGCTCCAGGCCCAGCTCAAGGCCCGCTTCGGCCCCTCGTGGTGGCACGCGCCGCAGGCGGGCGAGTTCCTCAAGGGCCTGTGGACGCAGGGCAACGCGCTGTCCGCGCGCGAGGTGGCCCAGGCCATTGGCGAGAAGGGCATTGAGCCGGACGTGCTGCTCCTGCGGCTGGGCACCACGCTCCAGGTCCCCATCCGCCTGGACATGCAGGGCGAGGAGCCCGGCGCCATTCCCGCGCCGGGTCCCGAGGGAGTCACCCCGCCCGCCACGCCGTAG
- a CDS encoding glycosyltransferase family 39 protein, with amino-acid sequence MASDGEQQEQQREQTFAEAVLGKETFSARWMQRWSALSDSARVVTATAFFAALLFLPYLGAVGLWDCWETHYGEVARSMIVRRDYVFPFWENAWFFSKPPLTMWMQALGMQVVGTVRAGDKLGLYTEWGMRVPFALLSITAVALLSLAVSRVVSRRAGLATGFVLATMPLYFLLTRQTVTDTPFVTTFVCAMACAFIGQLDDTTKHRAAWWYGFYFFAGLSTLAKGLLGVGLPAVILVLYAALAVIPWDGPSLDAHLRWLTDSGFRKDVREGRRPMPVLWAQMFRMKLGSGILVFFAVAAPWYIVMSLFKSVDDEGKLFWYRFFVHDHLNRLTAGVHTTTPGGTFIYFIEQGGFGIFPWVALLPGAFAIVTRLKLRSEKKADHLAVLAVVWVAFSFWLLASSATKFHHYVFPVLPGLAVLIALFIDRLWEEGISAHAVSLIFGLVLFVLVGKDLAENPKNFTDLFVYNYDRPYPQELVTRPIAFFSRALWTGDLVTLVLLAFGVYLSFEAFSPKSRDKVTPSSRAVAVLMLLGGLATLAAVTSGAKVSATGLVGVAVALAAGFLGWQSLKEKPEGRASLQTLAFVLALVGAVMAVRGFKNPVGEDSLLRSLSEPINVKGALGFAFAVAGAMAVVAALMRARVMLFGTFWVLAASFSLWFNWNHWVDLAHHWTQRDLFWRYYDQRKEGEPIIAYLMNWRGETFYSSNTVEQYRGGDYTAKLRAAVARPGREWVLAEQKMLNTLRNAVGPDKVVTPIDRDINNKFVLVTID; translated from the coding sequence GTGGCGAGCGACGGCGAACAGCAGGAACAGCAGCGCGAGCAGACCTTCGCCGAGGCGGTCCTCGGCAAGGAGACCTTCTCCGCGCGGTGGATGCAGCGGTGGTCGGCGTTGTCGGACAGCGCCCGGGTGGTGACGGCGACGGCCTTCTTCGCGGCCTTGCTCTTCCTTCCGTACCTGGGCGCGGTGGGGCTCTGGGACTGCTGGGAGACGCACTACGGTGAAGTGGCGCGGAGCATGATTGTCCGCCGCGACTACGTGTTCCCCTTCTGGGAGAACGCGTGGTTCTTCTCCAAGCCTCCGCTCACCATGTGGATGCAGGCGCTGGGCATGCAGGTGGTGGGCACCGTGCGTGCCGGCGACAAGCTGGGCCTGTACACGGAGTGGGGCATGCGCGTGCCCTTCGCGCTGCTGAGCATCACCGCCGTGGCGCTGCTGTCGCTCGCGGTGTCGCGCGTGGTGAGTCGCCGCGCGGGCCTGGCCACCGGCTTCGTGCTGGCCACCATGCCGCTGTACTTCCTGCTCACCCGCCAGACGGTGACGGACACGCCGTTCGTCACCACGTTCGTCTGCGCGATGGCGTGCGCGTTCATCGGCCAGCTCGATGACACGACGAAGCACCGCGCCGCCTGGTGGTACGGCTTCTATTTCTTCGCGGGCCTGTCCACGCTGGCCAAGGGCCTGCTGGGCGTGGGGCTCCCCGCCGTCATCCTCGTGCTCTACGCGGCCCTGGCGGTCATCCCGTGGGATGGGCCGAGCCTCGATGCGCACCTGCGCTGGCTGACGGACTCGGGCTTCCGCAAGGACGTGCGCGAGGGACGTCGGCCCATGCCCGTGCTGTGGGCGCAGATGTTCCGCATGAAGCTGGGCTCCGGCATCCTCGTGTTCTTCGCGGTGGCGGCGCCCTGGTACATCGTCATGTCGCTGTTCAAGAGCGTGGACGACGAGGGCAAGCTCTTCTGGTACCGCTTCTTCGTCCACGACCACCTCAACCGCCTCACCGCGGGCGTGCACACCACGACGCCGGGCGGCACGTTCATCTACTTCATCGAGCAGGGGGGCTTCGGCATCTTCCCGTGGGTGGCGCTGCTCCCCGGCGCGTTCGCCATCGTCACGCGGCTGAAGCTGCGCTCGGAGAAGAAGGCGGACCACCTGGCCGTGCTCGCCGTGGTGTGGGTGGCCTTCTCCTTCTGGCTCCTGGCCTCCAGCGCGACCAAGTTCCACCACTACGTCTTCCCCGTGCTGCCGGGCTTGGCGGTGCTCATCGCGCTGTTCATCGACCGGCTGTGGGAGGAGGGCATCTCCGCGCACGCGGTGAGCCTCATCTTCGGCCTGGTCCTCTTCGTCCTCGTGGGCAAGGACCTGGCGGAGAACCCCAAGAACTTCACGGACCTGTTCGTCTACAACTACGACCGGCCCTATCCGCAGGAGCTCGTCACCAGGCCCATCGCGTTCTTCTCGCGCGCGCTGTGGACCGGCGACCTGGTCACCCTCGTGCTGCTGGCCTTCGGCGTCTACCTCTCCTTCGAGGCGTTCTCTCCGAAGTCTCGCGACAAGGTGACGCCCAGCTCGCGCGCGGTGGCGGTGCTGATGCTCCTGGGTGGACTGGCCACGCTGGCCGCGGTGACGTCCGGCGCGAAGGTGTCCGCCACGGGCCTCGTTGGCGTGGCGGTGGCACTGGCGGCGGGCTTCCTCGGCTGGCAGTCGCTGAAGGAGAAGCCGGAGGGGCGCGCGTCGCTGCAGACGCTGGCCTTCGTGCTGGCGCTGGTGGGCGCGGTGATGGCGGTGCGGGGCTTCAAGAATCCCGTGGGCGAGGACTCGCTTTTGCGCTCGCTGTCGGAGCCCATCAACGTCAAGGGCGCGCTGGGCTTCGCCTTCGCGGTGGCGGGAGCGATGGCCGTGGTGGCCGCGCTGATGCGCGCCCGGGTGATGCTGTTCGGCACGTTCTGGGTACTGGCCGCCAGCTTCTCGCTCTGGTTCAACTGGAACCACTGGGTGGACCTGGCTCACCACTGGACGCAGCGCGACCTCTTCTGGCGCTACTATGACCAGCGCAAGGAGGGCGAGCCCATCATCGCGTACCTGATGAACTGGCGCGGCGAGACGTTCTACTCCAGCAACACCGTGGAGCAGTACCGCGGTGGCGACTACACCGCGAAGCTGCGCGCGGCCGTCGCGCGGCCCGGGCGCGAGTGGGTGCTGGCCGAGCAGAAGATGCTCAACACGCTGCGCAACGCGGTGGGGCCCGACAAGGTCGTCACGCCCATCGACCGCGACATCAACAACAAGTTCGTCCTGGTGACCATCGATTGA
- a CDS encoding ABC transporter permease subunit, protein MAFRPRRALAVFWKDFLDLRKNVGLMASMAVLPTVLVAVPIGVVWTYVNTPHQSDLRSVAQFYDPTLPLGASAGRFLIDKTLTDWFGLFLVMPIFVPILISSQSVAGEKERRTLEPLLASPLTAAELVAGKSLASLVPAVFITWVAFVFFCVGVDIVAWPLVKAPLMPNALWTFGVLVIAPLFAFFGNGVAVLISARVSEARMAQQISALVVLPLVGMVGGQVAGLLQAGFAYYALQGAVVLVLDLFLLWASIRLLDRERLVSRWG, encoded by the coding sequence ATGGCCTTTCGTCCTCGCCGGGCGCTGGCGGTGTTCTGGAAGGACTTCCTGGACCTGCGCAAGAACGTGGGCCTGATGGCGTCCATGGCGGTGCTGCCGACGGTGCTGGTGGCGGTGCCCATCGGTGTCGTGTGGACGTACGTCAACACGCCCCACCAGTCGGACCTGCGCAGCGTGGCGCAGTTCTATGACCCCACGCTGCCGCTGGGCGCGAGCGCGGGGCGCTTCCTCATCGACAAGACGCTGACGGACTGGTTCGGCCTGTTCCTGGTGATGCCCATCTTCGTCCCCATCCTCATCTCCTCGCAGAGCGTGGCGGGGGAGAAGGAGCGGCGGACGCTGGAGCCGCTGTTGGCCTCGCCCCTGACGGCCGCGGAGCTGGTGGCGGGCAAGAGCCTGGCGTCGCTCGTCCCCGCCGTGTTCATCACCTGGGTGGCCTTCGTCTTCTTCTGCGTGGGCGTGGACATCGTCGCGTGGCCGCTGGTGAAGGCGCCGCTGATGCCCAACGCGCTGTGGACGTTCGGCGTGCTGGTGATTGCGCCCTTGTTCGCCTTCTTCGGCAACGGCGTGGCGGTGCTCATCTCCGCGCGGGTGAGCGAGGCGCGCATGGCACAGCAGATCTCCGCCCTGGTGGTGCTGCCCCTGGTGGGAATGGTGGGAGGGCAGGTGGCGGGGCTCCTCCAGGCGGGGTTCGCCTACTACGCCCTCCAGGGCGCGGTGGTGCTCGTCCTGGACCTGTTCCTCCTGTGGGCCAGCATCCGCCTGCTGGACCGCGAGCGCCTGGTCAGCCGCTGGGGCTGA
- a CDS encoding rhomboid family intramembrane serine protease → MIPWVTMALAGVLVGLHGVLWSQGPVDVDALVRWGAKAGPLVLEAGQVWRLLTANLLHRDVLHLLLNVTVLVAAGSALERVCRRSDYLAFLVAVALTTMASSLAWSGAVSVGASGLVYGCLGALLVLGRRHRSLFRVRWLSGESALPTVLVFLWMGWTSVGVDNAGHLGGLVAGGLAGAFLEPRERAARRSLLRPLGGVLAAVMVAAVVVTERSAWRIERDDGFGISVELPEGWRGEVDGQGRRTFSNGLPGLGRATFSAEAIETGEPVDGLAQARRYQEQVLPPGAPGPEGRMLSVQGPSTTQVGGRMAQRLRARLDGPGEGRHLLAYFVPRGEWVYRLVFTWPAQWPAYQDVVGRMVAELRFDEPSVLREARGRALLMPGAAGPRRELGAVLRRLGYPRFAITPLSESVSLSPSHVGGRVELARALLDTGRVEEGCHAADEAQVYGPSDTGALEAGVRCELARGALPRALERLEEARRVDPQDARLRAAEAVLRTVMETSPSVSSPELSPAGGPGVSPHP, encoded by the coding sequence GTGATTCCCTGGGTCACCATGGCCCTGGCGGGGGTCCTCGTGGGGCTCCACGGCGTCCTTTGGAGTCAGGGGCCGGTGGATGTGGATGCGCTGGTGAGGTGGGGCGCCAAGGCGGGTCCCTTGGTGCTGGAGGCCGGGCAGGTGTGGCGGTTGCTGACGGCCAACCTCCTGCACCGGGACGTCTTGCACCTGCTGCTCAACGTCACCGTGCTGGTGGCCGCGGGCAGCGCGCTGGAGCGGGTCTGCCGGCGAAGCGACTACCTCGCGTTCCTGGTGGCGGTGGCGCTGACCACGATGGCCAGTTCGCTCGCCTGGTCCGGTGCGGTGAGCGTGGGGGCGTCGGGGCTGGTCTATGGATGTCTGGGGGCGCTGCTCGTGCTGGGCCGGCGTCACCGCTCGCTCTTCCGTGTCCGTTGGCTCTCGGGTGAGAGCGCGCTCCCCACGGTGCTGGTGTTCCTGTGGATGGGGTGGACCTCGGTCGGCGTGGACAATGCGGGTCATCTCGGAGGGCTCGTTGCAGGAGGTCTCGCCGGGGCCTTCCTGGAGCCGCGCGAGCGGGCGGCACGGCGGAGCCTGCTGAGACCGCTGGGTGGGGTTCTCGCCGCGGTGATGGTCGCGGCCGTGGTGGTGACGGAGCGGTCGGCGTGGCGCATAGAGCGCGATGACGGCTTCGGCATTTCGGTGGAGCTGCCCGAGGGCTGGCGCGGTGAGGTGGATGGGCAGGGGCGGAGGACGTTCTCCAATGGCCTGCCGGGGCTGGGGCGCGCGACGTTCTCCGCGGAGGCCATCGAGACGGGCGAGCCAGTGGATGGACTCGCGCAGGCGAGGCGCTACCAGGAGCAGGTGCTGCCGCCAGGCGCGCCCGGTCCCGAGGGGCGGATGCTGTCGGTGCAAGGACCGTCGACGACGCAGGTGGGGGGCCGCATGGCGCAGCGGCTGCGCGCGCGGCTCGACGGGCCGGGGGAAGGGCGGCACCTCCTCGCGTACTTCGTGCCTCGAGGCGAGTGGGTCTACCGTCTCGTCTTCACCTGGCCCGCGCAGTGGCCCGCCTATCAGGATGTGGTGGGGCGCATGGTGGCGGAGCTGCGATTCGACGAGCCCTCGGTGCTGCGCGAGGCGAGGGGACGGGCCTTGCTGATGCCCGGGGCCGCGGGACCGCGGCGGGAGCTGGGCGCGGTGCTGCGCCGCCTGGGGTATCCCCGGTTCGCCATCACTCCGCTCTCGGAGTCGGTGAGCCTGTCACCCTCGCACGTGGGAGGACGGGTGGAGCTGGCTCGAGCGCTGCTCGACACCGGGAGGGTGGAGGAGGGGTGTCACGCCGCGGATGAGGCCCAGGTCTACGGGCCCTCGGACACGGGCGCGTTGGAGGCGGGCGTGCGCTGCGAGCTGGCGCGCGGCGCGCTGCCGCGTGCGCTGGAGCGCCTGGAAGAAGCGCGGCGAGTGGACCCCCAGGATGCGCGGCTGCGGGCCGCGGAGGCCGTGCTGCGGACGGTGATGGAGACCTCGCCGTCCGTGTCCTCACCGGAGCTGTCTCCGGCGGGGGGACCTGGTGTCAGTCCTCATCCTTGA
- a CDS encoding RNA ligase (ATP), translated as MERKLVSIQRVDHLEDIPGADSIVKARVMGWDVVVKKGEFRVGDACVFFEIDSQLPEGKDWAEFLRPRGFRVKTARLRGVLSQGLALPVSILEGEVPPVGTDVREPLGVVKFEPTPPEGSDVAAPFPAEVPKTDEIRLQSAMGVLDELRGHDFYVATKLDGTSATFLRMLDGTLVACSRNWALRPSTSRTWQMAEKYNLATVLPPGFAIQGELCGPGIQKNRLALDALDLFVFSVHDFRTGQYLGHAELLAFCERLGLRAVPVEHVVTGEAARTFDHSLENYLKLAQGLYSGTKNRKEGIVIRPLVERTSPTLGGSRLSFKVINNDFLLKDED; from the coding sequence ATGGAGAGAAAGCTCGTCTCGATTCAGAGAGTGGACCACCTGGAGGACATCCCCGGCGCCGACAGCATCGTGAAGGCGCGGGTGATGGGCTGGGATGTGGTGGTGAAGAAGGGTGAGTTCCGCGTGGGCGACGCCTGTGTCTTCTTCGAAATCGACAGCCAGCTTCCCGAGGGCAAGGACTGGGCGGAGTTCCTCCGGCCCCGAGGCTTCCGGGTGAAGACCGCGCGGCTCCGGGGCGTCCTGTCCCAGGGACTCGCCCTTCCTGTATCGATTCTCGAGGGGGAGGTTCCTCCCGTGGGCACGGACGTCCGTGAGCCCCTGGGCGTGGTGAAGTTCGAGCCCACGCCGCCCGAGGGCAGCGACGTCGCCGCGCCCTTCCCGGCCGAGGTCCCGAAGACAGATGAAATCCGGTTGCAGTCCGCCATGGGCGTGCTGGACGAGCTTCGAGGCCACGACTTCTACGTCGCCACCAAGCTGGACGGCACCTCCGCGACCTTCCTCAGGATGCTCGATGGAACGCTGGTGGCGTGCTCACGCAACTGGGCGCTGCGGCCGAGCACGAGCCGGACGTGGCAGATGGCCGAGAAGTACAACCTGGCCACCGTGCTCCCTCCGGGCTTCGCCATCCAGGGCGAGCTGTGCGGCCCGGGCATCCAGAAGAACCGGCTGGCGCTGGACGCCCTGGACCTGTTCGTCTTCAGCGTTCACGACTTCCGGACAGGCCAGTACCTGGGCCACGCGGAGCTCCTCGCGTTCTGCGAGCGGCTGGGGCTGCGCGCGGTGCCTGTCGAGCACGTCGTCACCGGTGAGGCCGCGCGGACATTCGACCACAGCCTGGAGAACTACCTGAAGCTCGCGCAGGGGCTCTACAGCGGCACGAAGAACCGCAAGGAGGGAATCGTCATCCGCCCTCTCGTCGAGCGGACGTCCCCCACGCTCGGCGGCAGCAGGCTGTCGTTCAAGGTCATCAACAACGACTTCCTGCTCAAGGATGAGGACTGA
- a CDS encoding ABC transporter ATP-binding protein gives MSGIDVRGLGKRFGNRVAVEGLSFHVRPGEVFGLLGPNGAGKTTTVRMLTGLLSPSEGEAVVWGHRADREGESLRKVVGLLTEQPGLYDRLTARENLRFFMKLHELDEAKAWPRIRHYLARFGLADREEDPVGGFSKGMRQKLAIVRTLVHDPRVIFLDEPTSGLDPESARTVRDAVAELAAEGRTIVLCSHNLAEVERLCERVAVVKRRLLLMGPVRELRRAGQSLDVRVEGEAERYRNVLATLPFAPNVLAEGMRLRIMLEDDAHAPDVLACLVGAGARVHSAVPAQRPLEEVYLDLLREGGA, from the coding sequence TTGAGCGGAATCGACGTTCGGGGATTGGGCAAGCGCTTTGGAAACCGCGTCGCGGTGGAGGGCTTGTCCTTCCACGTGCGGCCGGGCGAGGTGTTCGGCCTGCTGGGCCCCAACGGCGCTGGGAAGACGACGACGGTGCGCATGCTCACGGGCCTGCTGAGCCCCAGCGAGGGCGAGGCCGTCGTGTGGGGCCACCGCGCGGACCGCGAGGGTGAGTCGCTGCGCAAGGTGGTGGGGTTGCTCACGGAGCAGCCCGGCCTCTACGACCGGCTCACCGCGCGGGAGAACCTGCGCTTCTTCATGAAGCTGCATGAGCTGGACGAGGCCAAGGCCTGGCCTCGCATCCGGCACTACCTGGCGCGCTTCGGCCTGGCGGACCGGGAAGAGGACCCGGTGGGCGGCTTCTCCAAGGGCATGCGGCAGAAGCTCGCCATCGTCCGCACGCTGGTCCATGACCCTCGCGTCATCTTCCTGGATGAGCCCACCAGCGGCCTGGACCCCGAGTCCGCCCGCACCGTGCGCGACGCGGTGGCGGAGCTGGCGGCGGAGGGGCGTACCATCGTCCTGTGCTCGCACAACCTCGCGGAGGTGGAGCGGCTGTGTGAGCGGGTGGCGGTGGTGAAGCGCCGGCTGCTCCTCATGGGGCCGGTGCGGGAGCTGCGCCGCGCCGGACAGTCCTTGGACGTGCGGGTGGAGGGGGAGGCGGAGCGCTACCGCAACGTGCTCGCGACGTTGCCCTTCGCGCCCAACGTGCTGGCGGAGGGCATGCGGCTGCGCATCATGCTGGAGGACGACGCCCACGCGCCCGACGTGCTGGCGTGCCTGGTGGGCGCGGGGGCTCGCGTGCACAGCGCGGTGCCCGCCCAGCGTCCATTGGAAGAGGTGTACCTGGACCTGCTTCGCGAAGGGGGAGCGTAG
- a CDS encoding SPFH domain-containing protein gives MGIFDTIKGEAKRNFIARADTAKGQIIYKYPENNIRMLTQLTVDADEVALFVKDGKVEGKLGPGRHQLDSNNIPFLSRFVEKFTGGNLFITEVYFVSVREFAGVKFGGPIGDVRDPETGLGIGTMVYGDFSIRVTDPEKLVVGLVGMGRSSNEELLGWFKNQVLKVTRDRIAELLVKKRWPLLDVTSGAYTEEIETEVIAGLKPHVDDYGLTVVRMGNFHVSIKEEDEATLKKLSKDVAYSRLAGGFQQYAQGQAMLGAAEGMSKGGDGSGNALGGMGMGMGFGMAQQFMNMNNQQQQQQRPPEPAPQAAPADTRSPAQRLKEIKELKDAGVLSDEEYNAKRAELMKLL, from the coding sequence ATGGGTATCTTCGACACCATCAAGGGTGAGGCGAAGCGCAACTTCATCGCCCGCGCGGACACGGCGAAGGGTCAAATCATCTACAAGTATCCGGAGAACAACATCCGGATGCTCACCCAGCTCACCGTCGACGCCGATGAGGTCGCCCTCTTCGTCAAGGACGGCAAGGTGGAGGGCAAGCTGGGGCCGGGCCGCCACCAGCTCGACTCGAACAACATCCCGTTCCTCTCGCGCTTCGTCGAGAAGTTCACGGGCGGCAACCTCTTCATCACCGAGGTCTACTTCGTCTCCGTCCGCGAGTTCGCGGGCGTGAAGTTCGGGGGCCCCATCGGTGACGTGCGGGACCCGGAGACGGGCCTGGGCATCGGCACCATGGTGTACGGCGACTTCTCCATCCGCGTGACGGACCCGGAGAAGCTCGTGGTGGGCCTGGTGGGCATGGGCCGCTCCAGCAACGAGGAGCTGCTGGGCTGGTTCAAGAACCAGGTGCTCAAGGTGACGCGAGATCGCATCGCCGAGCTGCTGGTGAAGAAGCGCTGGCCGCTGCTCGACGTGACGAGCGGCGCGTACACGGAGGAGATCGAGACGGAGGTCATCGCCGGCCTCAAGCCCCACGTGGACGACTACGGGCTCACCGTGGTGCGCATGGGCAACTTCCACGTCAGCATCAAGGAGGAGGACGAGGCGACGCTGAAGAAGCTGTCCAAGGACGTGGCCTACTCCCGGCTGGCGGGCGGCTTCCAGCAGTACGCCCAGGGGCAGGCGATGCTCGGCGCGGCCGAGGGCATGTCCAAGGGTGGCGACGGTTCCGGCAACGCGCTGGGCGGCATGGGCATGGGCATGGGCTTCGGAATGGCCCAGCAGTTCATGAACATGAACAACCAGCAGCAGCAACAGCAGCGGCCTCCGGAGCCCGCCCCCCAGGCGGCTCCCGCCGACACGCGCAGCCCCGCGCAGCGCCTGAAGGAGATCAAGGAGCTGAAGGACGCGGGCGTCCTCTCGGATGAGGAGTACAACGCCAAGCGCGCGGAGCTGATGAAGCTCCTGTAG